A single window of Gimesia chilikensis DNA harbors:
- a CDS encoding adenylate/guanylate cyclase domain-containing protein: MIHLIAQGPRPGEKIEWQIAGTRRMRLGRSAENDCAVPWDSTISRMHAEFQQFDDRFKIRCFPSVINQIRYGDQFHSELILPVGDVFQIGETRFQYIERTSQNGVLQILDDLDTESGILTEASLRVTDFRIETVSKAVPRLWLSKDEGNLAQQASLLLKEVMAHADVVAVLQTDGPRKWGVTHWEQPVPGFRRVSIVRSLVRDALKTGETAIEVEKSRKGEPLANGRWAFCTPVKTEGDHQWCLYICGRFGEESPSQAYLATEDLQEDLNLVELLAHMLSAIRRVRRLENRFSGIEQFFSPAIIKVVSEDDARHTLEPTETETAVLFCDLRRFSQMTEQAGQNLHQFLDHLKNALGVMTQSIIHQHGVIADFQGDSALGFWGWPLPLSKGSLPACKAALRIQQMFKISNSTPLNELSGFEVGIGITRGNAIAGKIGTREQAKVGVFGPVVNLAARLESMTKQIGVPILIDEPTAMDIRNLLPESEGRCRHIGLFRPAGFESPFSVYELLPSEGKSTISNQNIQDFEAAVSAFIEGDWDSALELLGHLPPKDRAKDFLLLQIATHNYQAPDNWDGVISLMK, encoded by the coding sequence ATGATTCATCTGATCGCACAGGGGCCTCGCCCCGGCGAAAAAATTGAATGGCAGATTGCAGGAACTAGAAGAATGCGCCTGGGACGCAGTGCAGAAAATGATTGTGCGGTCCCCTGGGATTCCACCATTTCCCGCATGCACGCGGAATTTCAACAGTTTGATGACCGTTTTAAAATCCGCTGTTTTCCCAGCGTGATTAATCAGATCAGGTATGGAGATCAGTTTCACAGCGAGCTGATACTCCCGGTTGGCGATGTATTTCAAATCGGAGAAACCCGCTTTCAATATATAGAACGAACCTCTCAAAACGGTGTGCTGCAGATTCTGGATGATCTCGATACGGAATCTGGCATCCTGACAGAAGCCAGTCTGCGCGTGACGGACTTTCGTATCGAGACCGTCTCGAAAGCTGTCCCTCGCTTATGGCTCTCCAAAGATGAAGGGAATCTGGCTCAGCAGGCCAGTCTCCTGCTTAAAGAGGTGATGGCACACGCTGATGTTGTAGCGGTACTCCAGACAGATGGTCCCCGGAAATGGGGCGTAACACACTGGGAACAGCCTGTTCCCGGTTTTCGTCGTGTTTCGATCGTCAGATCTCTGGTACGAGATGCATTGAAAACAGGCGAAACAGCAATTGAAGTCGAAAAGAGCCGCAAAGGAGAACCGCTGGCTAACGGTCGCTGGGCCTTCTGCACACCAGTTAAAACAGAAGGAGATCATCAATGGTGTCTTTATATCTGCGGGCGATTTGGTGAGGAGTCTCCTTCGCAGGCTTATCTTGCTACGGAAGATCTGCAGGAAGATCTGAATCTGGTGGAACTGCTGGCACACATGCTTTCAGCAATCCGCAGAGTTCGACGGCTTGAAAATCGTTTTTCTGGCATCGAACAGTTTTTTTCTCCGGCAATTATCAAGGTCGTCTCCGAGGATGATGCTAGACACACATTAGAGCCAACGGAAACTGAGACAGCTGTTCTGTTCTGCGACCTGCGGCGTTTTTCACAAATGACTGAGCAGGCAGGCCAGAATCTGCACCAGTTTCTGGATCACCTGAAAAACGCCCTGGGGGTGATGACACAAAGCATTATTCACCAGCATGGTGTCATCGCAGATTTTCAGGGAGACAGTGCGCTCGGATTCTGGGGCTGGCCGCTGCCTCTTTCAAAAGGTTCGCTCCCTGCCTGCAAAGCAGCTCTGCGAATCCAGCAGATGTTTAAAATATCTAATAGTACGCCTCTCAACGAACTCAGTGGTTTTGAAGTCGGTATCGGCATCACTCGGGGTAATGCGATTGCCGGGAAAATCGGTACCCGGGAACAGGCGAAGGTAGGTGTCTTCGGCCCTGTGGTCAATCTGGCCGCCCGTCTGGAAAGTATGACAAAACAAATCGGCGTTCCCATTCTGATCGACGAACCGACTGCCATGGATATCCGGAATCTACTCCCTGAATCAGAGGGACGCTGTCGCCATATAGGTCTGTTTCGCCCTGCTGGTTTTGAGTCTCCCTTCTCGGTGTATGAGTTACTGCCCTCAGAAGGGAAAAGTACAATCTCGAATCAGAATATTCAGGATTTCGAAGCTGCTGTCTCTGCCTTCATTGAGGGAGACTGGGATAGTGCGCTGGAACTACTCGGACACCTCCCCCCGAAAGATCGAGCCAAAGACTTCCTACTGCTGCAGATCGCCACTCATAATTACCAGGCCCCCGACAACTGGGACGGCGTAATCTCCTTAATGAAATAG
- a CDS encoding multiheme c-type cytochrome — translation MESSPQTNRIRVYRNLGLLILLFAGLLPVIYGEYLQAEQKGIVRIVATEPAPPAATPAPRDKVLKHVIDQAHAECFEDDPFPSAEKCGKCHPQHYREWSVSPHAYAQLSPVFNAMSNKLIKLNNGTLGDFCIRCHTPVGMALSEPINMSNMDRSPTSREGVTCVACHRINQAWGKGAGRQALVAGDINQVVYGPLGGENLAAVLANPDKYGVLKTNNDPEIRGREIHAEAHQFFQLITPGFCGSCHDVFAPNGFRLEDAFSEFKHSPSAKVCKENCQDCHMGAVPGKPLGYSSSPAAVIGNVSTPIRKHTNHMMIGPDYPIIHRGLFPHNPRAIREENEPTAEDTGLATMREWLCFDDAGGWGTPEFEKHVTAADFFPPPWDNQILRIKARKILNEQYDLLGEAATQRLQVLQAGYELGEIQIDKAKWYDLRFSVPVSNITLGHGVPTGFDAERVVFLRTMVWDQNGQLVFQSGDLDPNGDIRDSHSLYVHNGEVPLDRQLFTLQSRFITRNVRGGEREQVLNVPYSLDPLPYFRPATRPFTVLGRPIGARKQKQNIPPQAHRLAKYQVSRRQLTGPGNYTIRVQLIAGMVPVNLVHEISDVGFDYGMSARDVADGVVDGHMILYEKVETVCIP, via the coding sequence ATGGAATCCTCTCCTCAAACAAATCGAATCCGAGTCTATCGGAACCTGGGTCTCCTGATCCTGCTGTTCGCCGGACTGCTGCCTGTCATCTACGGCGAGTATCTCCAGGCGGAACAAAAGGGGATTGTCCGAATTGTTGCAACAGAGCCCGCTCCCCCCGCCGCGACACCTGCTCCACGCGATAAAGTGCTGAAACACGTGATCGATCAGGCACACGCCGAATGCTTTGAGGATGATCCTTTCCCGTCAGCGGAGAAATGCGGCAAATGCCATCCACAACATTACCGAGAATGGTCTGTCTCTCCACATGCTTATGCGCAGCTGAGCCCTGTCTTCAATGCGATGTCTAATAAGCTGATCAAGTTGAATAACGGAACTCTGGGCGACTTTTGTATTCGCTGTCATACTCCGGTGGGAATGGCACTTTCCGAACCAATCAACATGAGCAATATGGACCGCTCTCCCACGTCCCGTGAAGGAGTCACCTGCGTGGCGTGCCATCGGATCAACCAGGCCTGGGGTAAAGGAGCGGGACGTCAGGCGCTGGTAGCTGGCGATATTAATCAGGTTGTCTATGGACCTCTGGGGGGTGAAAATCTGGCCGCCGTTCTGGCAAATCCAGACAAATATGGAGTGCTCAAAACGAATAATGATCCAGAGATCCGCGGACGGGAAATTCACGCAGAAGCCCATCAGTTCTTTCAATTGATTACTCCTGGTTTCTGTGGAAGCTGCCATGATGTGTTCGCCCCTAACGGATTCCGTCTGGAAGATGCCTTCAGTGAATTCAAGCACTCCCCTTCCGCGAAAGTCTGTAAAGAAAACTGCCAGGACTGTCACATGGGGGCTGTCCCGGGGAAACCATTGGGTTACTCCTCATCCCCAGCGGCCGTAATTGGTAATGTCTCTACTCCGATCCGCAAACATACCAACCACATGATGATTGGCCCCGATTACCCGATCATCCACCGGGGTCTGTTCCCTCACAACCCTCGTGCAATTCGTGAAGAAAACGAACCGACGGCTGAAGACACGGGTCTGGCGACGATGCGGGAATGGCTCTGCTTCGATGATGCCGGCGGCTGGGGAACGCCCGAATTTGAAAAACATGTCACTGCAGCAGATTTCTTCCCACCTCCCTGGGATAATCAGATTCTGCGAATCAAGGCCCGTAAGATTCTAAATGAGCAGTATGACCTCCTTGGCGAGGCTGCGACCCAACGTCTTCAGGTTCTGCAGGCTGGATATGAACTCGGAGAGATACAGATCGATAAAGCCAAATGGTACGATCTGCGATTTTCGGTCCCCGTATCCAATATTACACTGGGCCATGGAGTCCCTACCGGCTTTGATGCGGAACGCGTCGTCTTTTTGAGAACTATGGTGTGGGACCAGAATGGCCAGCTCGTCTTCCAATCGGGTGACCTGGACCCCAACGGGGATATCAGGGATTCGCATTCTCTATATGTCCATAACGGCGAGGTCCCGCTGGACCGGCAGTTATTTACACTCCAGTCCCGCTTCATTACCCGGAATGTTCGAGGTGGTGAGCGGGAACAGGTGCTGAATGTGCCTTACTCACTGGATCCATTGCCTTATTTCCGCCCCGCGACGCGTCCCTTCACAGTGCTCGGGCGACCGATCGGTGCACGAAAACAAAAACAGAATATTCCCCCTCAAGCACACCGCCTGGCAAAGTACCAAGTGTCAAGGCGTCAATTAACAGGCCCTGGCAATTACACGATTCGCGTGCAGTTAATTGCCGGTATGGTCCCTGTGAACCTGGTACATGAAATCTCGGACGTTGGTTTTGATTATGGGATGTCGGCTCGCGATGTTGCAGATGGCGTCGTGGACGGTCACATGATCCTGTATGAAAAAGTGGAAACAGTCTGCATTCCCTGA
- a CDS encoding sigma-70 family RNA polymerase sigma factor: MLEEQENPQEFLERLKENPEGVLADEYDRYRDRLWRIVNFRLDHRLLGRVDADDILQEAYLDAATRIEHYLNDPATTFFIWLRTIVGQTLIDVHRRHLGAQKRDVRREAKQKRRVFSASTSFQIADVLLGDLTSPSQAALKEELARQLHEALESMNEIDREILVLRHFEELSNLEASEVLEIEPKTASMRYFRALTRLRSILVQIPGIIE; the protein is encoded by the coding sequence TTGTTGGAAGAGCAGGAAAACCCCCAGGAATTTCTGGAACGGCTGAAAGAAAATCCGGAGGGTGTTTTAGCGGACGAATATGACCGCTACCGCGATCGGTTATGGCGAATTGTCAATTTTCGTCTCGATCATCGTCTGCTCGGGCGTGTTGATGCGGATGATATCCTGCAGGAAGCCTACCTGGATGCTGCTACCCGGATTGAACATTATCTTAACGATCCGGCCACTACGTTTTTCATCTGGCTGCGGACCATCGTCGGTCAGACATTGATCGACGTTCATCGTCGGCATCTTGGTGCACAAAAGCGTGATGTCCGCCGTGAAGCGAAGCAGAAACGACGCGTCTTTTCCGCTTCGACCTCGTTTCAGATCGCAGATGTTCTTCTGGGAGATTTAACTTCCCCCAGTCAGGCAGCCCTCAAAGAAGAGCTGGCCCGACAGTTACATGAAGCCCTGGAAAGTATGAACGAAATCGACCGGGAGATTCTGGTCCTGAGACATTTTGAAGAACTATCCAACCTGGAGGCTTCCGAGGTACTCGAAATCGAACCCAAAACAGCCAGCATGAGATATTTCAGAGCATTAACCAGATTGCGCTCCATTCTGGTACAAATTCCCGGTATTATTGAATGA
- a CDS encoding serine/threonine-protein kinase has translation MLSPESDRSLKNLTPPGPADLEQLAEEFIARIRLGEQPSVEDYRQRYPELSAEIEEFFPAIAALEGGKYAEPAPSKVSLGASVPEQLGDFQIVREIGRGGMGVVYEAIQQSLNRRVALKLLPRHLLLDVKQLKRFQREAELTASLHHTNIVPVYGVGENGGFHYYVMQLIEGIGLDELTQKIVATAASTGLKTNKSPGATISLSGEETVICSSSDSGSTDFTLKTENKVADQEFEQYVDSPYKIAALGIQAANALQYAHDRGILHRDIKPGNLLLDHDGLLCITDFGLARVAEQNDLSKSTDIAGTLGYMAPEMFRGDTCRQSDIYGLGITLYELLTRRFAIERTSRHEMIEKITQGSITSLRRIDPSIPRDLETIILKAIAPDTKHRYQRASELAEDLNLFLENRPIRARRVHLLEHLWRWSCRNPAIASLSGIAFSLLLLLGVTLAIGFERERRERKKAEASAQLATATLDRVFDRFVPSRIHSSETTSTPADYSEPVLSRESADLLAGMIPFYEELAKSTGSQQEFRLKAANAQHKVGDIHRRLGDFQAALAAYQKSLELYQQDFSEAKTLTIATLYNEIGRIHSHLDQLPESKTSHETARKLLETAIAQNQDQSDLRFELARTYFLNARQYRPEAIQSGDYRSPKRRLNPDQNPNAAQLQQAIDILEQLIASDQTRPEYRYLLALCLQEQIPDQIPQSESDSLKQARVYSILEKLVKEHPNISDYRHALVKSYERIELRNARASDISETVITRLKNAIQHATQLVTDSPTIPEYKISLIHSHNKLAHAMDILTRNHSPEIDTRQSHDTAELSLRTALRLQKELAEQFPESAEHNQWLAKFELELAMIVGKKGNTEEAITLYKHALQILEPAWKKQPGPPKQLAGIIDASEELALLYHQTGSDVDSWLMWNKFDEYEKEFEQQFPELNLDNFRENHPEPNRGGPGPGRPGHGPPHERRPPRAGGPGQNNGRRPPR, from the coding sequence ATGCTATCCCCCGAATCAGATCGCTCGCTTAAGAACCTGACGCCTCCCGGACCAGCTGACCTGGAACAGCTGGCGGAAGAGTTTATTGCGCGGATCCGCCTGGGTGAGCAACCTTCCGTGGAGGACTACCGTCAGCGATACCCCGAACTCTCTGCTGAAATTGAAGAGTTCTTTCCCGCGATCGCAGCACTGGAGGGCGGTAAATATGCAGAGCCCGCTCCCAGCAAAGTCTCGTTGGGCGCTTCGGTTCCTGAGCAACTGGGGGATTTTCAAATTGTCCGGGAAATCGGTCGTGGTGGCATGGGCGTTGTCTATGAGGCTATCCAGCAATCATTGAATCGACGGGTTGCCTTAAAATTACTCCCGCGACATCTGCTACTGGATGTAAAACAACTTAAACGCTTTCAACGTGAAGCCGAATTGACAGCTTCTCTGCACCATACCAACATTGTTCCCGTCTATGGTGTCGGTGAAAATGGCGGCTTTCATTATTATGTCATGCAGCTGATCGAAGGTATCGGACTGGATGAACTGACTCAGAAAATTGTCGCCACCGCTGCCAGTACAGGTCTCAAAACGAACAAGTCTCCAGGTGCGACGATCTCCCTTAGTGGCGAGGAAACGGTCATCTGTTCTTCCAGCGACAGCGGTTCGACCGACTTCACACTTAAAACGGAAAACAAAGTCGCAGACCAGGAATTCGAACAATATGTTGACTCTCCCTACAAAATCGCTGCTCTGGGAATTCAGGCTGCAAACGCACTGCAATATGCACATGACCGTGGAATCCTGCACCGGGATATTAAGCCCGGTAATCTGCTTCTGGACCATGACGGCCTGCTCTGTATCACAGACTTCGGTCTGGCGCGGGTCGCAGAACAGAATGATCTGAGTAAATCCACAGACATCGCCGGCACACTGGGCTATATGGCCCCCGAAATGTTTCGTGGAGACACCTGCCGCCAGAGTGATATTTATGGACTGGGAATCACACTTTATGAACTGCTGACCCGGCGATTTGCGATTGAACGCACCAGTCGCCATGAGATGATCGAAAAGATCACGCAAGGCTCAATCACTTCCCTGCGCCGTATCGATCCGAGCATCCCCCGCGATCTGGAAACGATTATCCTCAAAGCCATCGCTCCCGATACAAAACATCGTTATCAGAGAGCGAGTGAGCTGGCAGAGGATCTTAATCTCTTCCTGGAAAACCGTCCCATTCGCGCCAGACGAGTCCATCTGCTGGAACACCTCTGGCGCTGGAGCTGCCGGAATCCAGCTATCGCCAGTCTCTCGGGAATCGCATTCAGTTTACTGCTCCTGCTGGGTGTGACCCTGGCGATCGGATTTGAACGGGAACGACGCGAAAGAAAAAAAGCAGAAGCTTCAGCGCAACTGGCCACGGCCACCCTCGACCGTGTCTTCGACCGCTTTGTACCGAGTCGGATTCATTCCTCGGAAACAACCAGTACTCCGGCTGATTACTCTGAACCAGTGCTCTCCCGTGAATCCGCAGATCTTCTCGCGGGTATGATTCCATTTTATGAAGAGCTGGCAAAGTCGACTGGATCGCAACAGGAATTTCGACTCAAAGCAGCCAACGCGCAGCATAAAGTCGGCGATATCCATCGGCGGCTGGGAGATTTTCAGGCTGCTCTGGCTGCCTACCAGAAATCACTGGAACTATACCAACAGGATTTTAGTGAAGCGAAAACGTTGACGATCGCGACTCTGTATAACGAAATTGGTCGAATCCACAGCCATCTGGACCAGCTTCCCGAATCCAAAACGTCTCATGAAACTGCTCGCAAATTGCTGGAGACAGCGATCGCACAAAACCAGGATCAGTCAGATCTGCGTTTTGAACTGGCGCGTACGTACTTTTTAAATGCCCGCCAATACCGTCCCGAGGCAATCCAAAGTGGTGACTATCGGAGTCCCAAGCGTCGTCTCAATCCGGATCAGAACCCGAACGCAGCTCAATTGCAGCAGGCCATCGACATTCTGGAACAGTTGATTGCCTCAGACCAGACCCGACCAGAATATCGCTATTTGCTGGCACTCTGTCTCCAGGAACAGATTCCAGACCAGATTCCTCAATCAGAATCGGACAGTCTCAAGCAGGCACGCGTATACAGCATTCTGGAAAAACTGGTTAAAGAGCACCCCAACATCTCCGACTATCGGCATGCCCTGGTGAAATCTTATGAACGAATCGAACTTCGCAATGCCCGTGCGAGTGATATCAGCGAAACAGTAATTACACGCTTAAAGAACGCCATTCAACATGCGACTCAACTGGTCACTGATTCTCCGACCATTCCCGAATACAAAATCTCGCTGATTCATTCGCACAATAAACTGGCACATGCGATGGATATTCTCACCAGAAATCATTCACCGGAAATTGATACTCGTCAGTCTCATGATACGGCAGAGCTGTCTCTGCGAACGGCACTGCGATTACAAAAAGAACTGGCGGAACAGTTTCCTGAATCAGCAGAGCACAATCAGTGGCTGGCTAAATTTGAGCTCGAACTGGCGATGATCGTCGGCAAGAAAGGCAACACCGAGGAAGCAATTACGCTTTATAAGCATGCACTCCAGATTCTGGAACCCGCCTGGAAAAAACAGCCTGGTCCTCCCAAACAACTGGCTGGAATCATCGACGCCTCTGAGGAACTGGCACTGCTCTACCATCAGACCGGCTCTGATGTCGACAGTTGGCTGATGTGGAATAAGTTCGATGAATATGAGAAAGAATTCGAGCAGCAGTTTCCCGAATTGAATCTGGATAATTTTCGAGAGAATCATCCAGAGCCGAATCGTGGCGGCCCTGGACCAGGCAGACCCGGTCACGGTCCACCTCATGAACGTCGCCCTCCCCGGGCGGGTGGCCCCGGTCAAAACAATGGCCGACGTCCGCCTCGTTAG
- a CDS encoding serine/threonine protein kinase → MNTELLTQRIGTAGTDSGYCTLEELATQFVDEYRRWLNPSIDDYADSYPEYATEIRESFPVLIAMEEWKGNQEIDCLKQQSADCLKLKQLGNCKLIREMSRSRTALFFEAVQGAQRRPVAVKLMPWKSELTPRWRDRFKREAHLTFRLQHKNIISIYSTGEDQGYSYAVLQQVQGIGLNQVIACLSGSASSLVGDRDESQQNMRQIQAVTHALESDRWRVSALIALQLSNALRYAHSHGVLHNDFRPENVLVNADWDCWLTGFALPQFAEGALKQQQTLTLRNQSPDRLNGVVNEQSDLYSLGMTVYELVTGIPAFTARSSSELIELIMHSEPARPCELDKDIPTDFENIILNCISPVAQRYQSADELSIDLVCFLNGKSVRRRLSRRSTMWGKWSRFWGKSKDSSG, encoded by the coding sequence ATGAATACTGAGCTATTAACGCAAAGAATCGGCACTGCTGGGACTGACTCGGGATACTGTACGCTTGAGGAACTGGCGACTCAATTTGTGGATGAATATCGTCGCTGGCTGAATCCCTCCATCGATGACTATGCCGATAGCTATCCAGAATATGCTACAGAAATCCGGGAGAGTTTTCCTGTTCTGATTGCGATGGAAGAATGGAAGGGGAATCAGGAAATCGACTGTCTTAAACAGCAGTCAGCTGATTGTCTGAAGCTGAAGCAACTGGGAAACTGCAAGTTGATTCGCGAGATGAGTCGCAGTCGCACCGCCCTGTTTTTCGAGGCAGTGCAGGGAGCACAACGACGACCGGTGGCTGTGAAGTTGATGCCCTGGAAATCGGAATTGACGCCGCGCTGGCGGGACCGGTTCAAACGGGAAGCCCATCTGACATTTCGCTTGCAGCACAAAAACATTATCTCCATCTACAGTACTGGAGAAGACCAGGGGTATTCGTACGCTGTGCTGCAGCAGGTACAGGGAATTGGTCTCAATCAGGTAATCGCCTGTCTTTCTGGTTCTGCTTCGTCTTTAGTGGGGGACCGGGATGAATCACAGCAAAACATGCGACAGATTCAGGCTGTGACACATGCATTAGAGAGTGATCGCTGGCGGGTGTCGGCGTTGATCGCACTTCAGTTATCTAATGCATTACGCTACGCTCACAGTCATGGAGTGTTGCACAATGATTTTCGCCCGGAGAATGTTCTGGTGAATGCGGACTGGGACTGTTGGTTGACCGGGTTCGCCCTCCCTCAGTTTGCAGAAGGGGCATTGAAACAACAGCAGACTCTGACCTTACGCAATCAGTCTCCTGATCGCTTAAATGGCGTAGTCAACGAGCAGAGTGATTTGTATTCTCTGGGAATGACTGTTTATGAATTAGTGACAGGTATCCCGGCTTTTACTGCCCGAAGCAGCAGTGAGTTGATTGAACTCATCATGCATTCGGAACCCGCAAGACCCTGTGAACTGGATAAAGATATTCCAACGGATTTTGAAAACATCATCTTGAACTGCATCTCCCCTGTTGCCCAGCGGTATCAGTCAGCAGACGAGTTAAGCATTGATCTGGTATGTTTTCTCAACGGGAAAAGTGTGCGGCGTCGCTTGAGTCGACGGTCCACTATGTGGGGGAAATGGTCCCGCTTCTGGGGTAAGTCAAAAGATTCGTCAGGTTAG